A genome region from Myxosarcina sp. GI1 includes the following:
- a CDS encoding pentapeptide repeat-containing protein, whose product MKFTTAAILGLFATLTLVNPVKAESQPAERLLNTGECRGCDLSGADLQNAHLIGVDLRDANLEGANLSGANLEGADLSGADLEGANLESAFLTNAILSQADLDRVDLTAATIHDADVAGASMNDLNLTNAQISNTGIAVGGE is encoded by the coding sequence TTATTCGCTACACTAACTTTAGTCAATCCCGTCAAGGCAGAATCTCAACCAGCCGAACGGCTACTAAACACAGGTGAATGTAGAGGATGCGATCTTTCAGGAGCAGATCTACAAAATGCTCATTTAATTGGTGTAGATTTGAGAGATGCCAATTTGGAAGGTGCAAATTTATCTGGGGCTAATTTAGAAGGCGCAGATTTATCTGGTGCCGATCTAGAAGGAGCAAACTTAGAATCAGCTTTCTTAACTAACGCTATTCTCAGCCAAGCCGATTTGGATCGCGTCGATCTGACTGCTGCCACTATTCACGATGCTGACGTTGCAGGTGCATCTATGAATGATTTAAATCTAACCAACGCTCAAATTTCCAATACTGGAATTGCAGTCGGTGGAGAATAA